The Cydia splendana chromosome 21, ilCydSple1.2, whole genome shotgun sequence genome segment aatttcatcgaactgaataattaagtacataggtactagggatgttgcggatattcgcatccgcatccgcatccgcggaacatccgcatgattttcaacatccgcatctgcatccgcatccgcatgaaatcgatgcggagcatccgcataatgcggatgtcgaccaagtcggtaacaggaacgtattagcggcgccggcgggtaatttcgtcattatatataacgaaatcgtctagatcccgaaaagtcgaccaagttactgtttattaaataaaacgcacctatattcttgctcaaatactaaacgtttcgttttttttaataaaaattgttaaaaatgtaatatttgacgttttttaagtatcaaatcttgacatccgcatccgcaccCGCGGATGTGAGACTTTAattatccgcatccgcggatgtcaaaaaatctgcatccgcaacatccctaaggtactataggtaggaccttgggccttacgAGGCTATTCTATTCCTGAAAATACAATCCTTGCCTGCATTGCTAGCCTTGTGTATTTCAGACAAATGCCCCGGCGAAAACGAGTACTTCCAGTGCGAGGGAGACAACGAACCTGACTGCGATGGCCACTGCTACTGTTTATCAAACCACGTGCGAGACAAGGACGGGAAATGCGTTTACGTCGATCCGGCGTCGACTCCGAAAGTGGACCCACCACCTACTACGACAGAAAACCCACAATGTGAGTTTgaagtctattttcaacccGTAGCGTATATAAATGGGGAgatggtggccgagtggatatgacgtctgactttcaatccggaggtcgcgggttcaaatcctggctcgtcccaatgagtttttcaggtTCAATGAGTACATCATGATATGATTACCCCCAGGCCTCAAGCTCTCATGCGACACCACCCGGTACGAGACCCCAGCTTGCGTACACGGCTGTCCCCCAGAGAGGTCCTGTCAGAACCGCTTCTGGCCTCCCCTGCCCTGCGCCCCGCCTGGCCCTGAGATACTGTGCACGAATAAATGCGTCTGCGACGATGGTTACCTGCGGAACGAGCCTACTGGCGTTTGTGTGACGGAAGTACAATGTGGTAAGTctatttgttcattctcaagcAACCAGACAGAACTGCGTACACGGGTGTCCCCCAGAGAGGTCCTGTCAGAACCGCTTCTGGCCTCCCCTGCCCTGCGCCCCGCCTGGCCCTGAGATACTGTGCACGAATAAATGCATCTGCGACGATGGCTATGTGAGGAACGAGCCTACTGGCGTTTGTGTGACGGAAGTACAATGTGGTAAGTCTatttgttcattttcaagcAACCAGACAGAACTGCGTACACGGGTGTCCCTCAGAGGTCCTGTCAGAACCGCTTCTGGCCTCCCCCACCCTGCGCCCCACCTGGCCCTGAGACACTGTGCACGAATAAATGCATCTGCGACGATGGCTATGTGAGGAACGAGCCTACTGGCGTTTGTGTGACGGAAGTACAATGTGGTAAGTctatttgttcattctcaagcAACCAGACAGAACTGCGTACACGGGTGTCCCCCAGAGAGGTCCTGTCAGAACCGCTTCTGGCCTCCCCTGCCCTGCGCCCCGCCTGGCCCTGAGATACTGTGCACGAATAAATGCATCTGCGACGATGGGTACCTGAGGAACGAGCCCACTGGCGTTTGTGTGACGGAAGTACAATGTGGTAAGTctatttgttcattctcaagcAACCAGACAGAACTGCGTACACGGCTGTCCCCCAGAGAGGTCCTGTCAGAACCGCTTCTGGCCTCCCCTGCCCTGCGCCCCGCCTGGCCCTGAGATACTGTGCACGAATAAATGCGTCTGCGACAATGGGTACCTGAGGAACGAGTCTACTGACGTTTGTGTGACGGAAGTACAATGTGGTAAGtctattttcaccacaccagacggaaaggcttactttacacttcaaaaactgattgcaaaattgcattttattcacatgtgaggcaaagtaatcaaatgcaaattttgagttgtattCTTATGATTGCTGGtaatagaattgacttttaaatgatgattttggatgataaatatttaataacatttatttggatttgatttgatattttacatttaatatttgcttcgggttggtgtggtgaaaaatgttgtgtttcactcgggggcaaattttgtttaaccctcgcaacgctcaagattccatatTTCGAAACaatcgctacgctcgtggtacAATTtcggaatctttcgcttgctcgggtatcaatattagcacgaacggttaaacaacaactttgccccatttagaccaagaaaagtctgcaacgattttggaaGCCCATGCACGCAGCAgcaaaagagtagaaattaaaaagtggcaacactgtagtgtcgtcccgttttcttatataaataggtttgaaagggacgacactacagtgttgccaagctgtacgtgttattttaaacgtcaaaagtCTATGaaattcttggtctaactctatctactTCTAATTTCAGACAAATGCCCCGGCGAAAACGAGTACTTCCAGTGCGACGGAGACAACGAACCTGACTGCGATGGCCGCTGCTACTGTTTATCAAACCACGTGCGAGACAAGGACGGGAAATGCGTTTACGTCGATCCTCCGAAAGTGGACCCACCACCTGTTACTACAACAGAGAAGCCACCATGTGAGTCATAGTCAATTTGAAAACCCGCAGCGTTTGTACTGTAGGTAACTTAACATTAGCACATCACAACTTTGGgagcaaatcaaattattttattaaatatttttgattaccACATCACTTAATATTATCTTATGTAAAACGTCACACACACACAGTTGAAAGTGGCCTCTTTTAAATAATTTCTGAATGTAGGTTTGTCTTCTTAAAGGATGACACGCcagaccgggccgaggcgtccgacatgtcattttctatgacggcgcCATAATCACGTGGTACTTTCCATTGTAAACGAAgcgccggccccggcccggtctagcgtgagtcatccttaaattgtCCCAGGCGTAGTTTTGGACTGTATCAAAAATTATCATAAATTGTGGGTTACCCATCTATAAAATCTATATTGTATTGTAGGTAATGTTTTAACAGTGTTTAACTAGATTAAGCATGAGGAgtggggggaaatgaccgatcgggatagtcttatgtatctttcagtaagagtagcagcgaaagcgctattattgtttgtccttgtcacagtctcacattttttttattccccaccctaaatttagtatggattattgTGTCGCATTgcctatgttttgtccctcacggacgcaCGCATATAGCACATCTATTCTATGTTTAACAAGCTTGTTTTCTCCCAGGCACGAAGCCCCTATCTTGCGACAACGCGACCCGCCACGAGGTCCCTTCCTGCGTCTACATTTGTCCCCGGGAACCAACATGCGAGAGCCGAAACTGGCCTCATACCACCTGTCCACCCCCTACTCTGGTCCAGTGTAACGAGAAGTGCGTCTGTGACGCAGGTTACATTAGGAACAAGCTTAATGGTCAATGCATTACTACAAAACAATGTGGTAAGATAAtgtgttatctatgaaaagggaccttattgtcgatgccGCTGCATATACTAGACTTGTCAGAGTCGTAACTGGCCTTACACTACTTATCCACTTTATATTGATTATACGGCTTCATTATTTCTCcattagggtctccccagatatatcgacgcggaatcggcaaaagccgataggaaaaagctttacttatgtctgcgcaataagagcgaaaaagtcgtcgttcggctcggctcgtaCGGCCGGCGCGAGACCCTTAAACGACGACTGTCCCTAACCTAGAAAAGAAGCAAATGAGCCGAACGGAATCCCCTGCGTATGGCAGACTTCTGTGATATCTTgctgcggtcggcaaccttttagcagccaagttaatatgtgtgactttatcagacattgttttTGACAATATTAGATACCTACAgaatagccaggggggctcgcgggctgcaagtgagaggttcgcgggccgcctgttggccctgttgccgaccgctgttttAGAGCAACAACTACATACGTCTGTCCCTGCAAGCACACATCCCACAGCCGTGTTTAGCCTTACACCAGCTGTCCACTTCCTGCCTAAAGACTTTTTTTAACGATAAAAACTATCAGCCTAGTTTAGTgtctcactgctgggcaaaggcctcctcttgTTTCTCCACTCCACCCTGTCTTTTGTACTTTTCCGCCAATCCGgatagaatgcgtccaagtcgtacCGCCAAACTAATATGTAACCTAATAATTATTTCTTCTTCCAGACCTATGCTCCGGCGACAACGTGTACTTCGAATGCGATGGGAAATACTCAGAGGACTGCGACGGGCACTGCTACTGCTCATTTGGCTACGCGCGAGACAAGGATGGCAACTGCGTTTATGTCTATCCGGCTTCGCCTCCGAAATTACCGGATCCTCCCAGATCAGAACCAAAAGGTCGACGAAGCCGACGTCGCTACCCTATTCAACCAGTTCAAAAAGGTTCAACCAGTGCAAAAGGTTCAAGCAGTCCAACCGATTCAACCGGTGCAGCGTGTTCAACCGGTTGAAcataacaatgttaacaaaCCGGATTCATTATCTAGGATATGAAAACAGATCTTAAATGTATATGGATAGGTACTTTAAGACTAACAAAAGCAATATTTAAACGAAATATAACAAAGGTATTTTATATGatgaataatttttattttagtaaatgtaACAATTTTATCACAAGAAATTGACCAGATGATTATAATAGCCCTTGGATTTTTTAATCACAAATCATAAAACAAGTGTTCaacattttatataggtaatAGGGTGAATATACAACAGAGAATTtgcttattatattttaaaaaggCAATTCTAGACATAgcaaaaaacttaaatattatgCTTAAGCTACGAcgttaggccccattcgcacaaGCGCTTTTTCAACATGCGTTAAAAAAgtgcttgaatctgtccgcacgctaaattcgatttaacgaccaatgcttaaagtcgaaaatccaacaacgcgtGATAATAAGCACCACCGCCATTGTGTGAATAaatcaaggctcggaaccggttttttcttcatacataAAATACCGGTATTACAGTGGCGTGACTCCCATACAAGcccaaaagccgggcttgccCTAAGGCAACTAATTGCCttaccgaaattacgtagtgataagatcaataaagattattttaaAATCGCGCGCCAAACGAAcccgtattattaaattcaagccaCAGCGGCCTCGAACCGCGGCACGAGCGTGTTGCAAAATTTTGCCGCGGCGTGGCGTCTCGTCCGCGCGAAAGAAATCAGGCGTAGGATGTTCTAGCTATCCTGCTCGTACTCGCACTCGTTGGCTTGCAACCGTGCTTGCTTTTTCGTCCCGCTCTGGGCACTATCAGCCTACAAACCGCCAAagaacgatgtaactatttgttggtatgtatagcaattttataaggcgATTTAAGCTTGGCTTTTGTTTGGAGTGAAGTAAGCTGCATAAGTTCGCACGAGCGCGCGTTCGCgtttacttcaagtgtattattacttatttagtCGAGCCGAGTCAGTGGTCGAGACGAAAGTAACGAAAGTTTGTTTAAgtgaatttgattaaatagtgaatgtggatttgttGTGGAGTTTAGTTTAATAAGTGTTAACAATGGATCAAGAAGTggttccttgtgacggtttgAAATGCGTCCACGTTTTAGTCAACCAAAACAAGGTAAAGTCTTTGACCTTTGTCGAAAAACGGGACATAATTTCCGCGGCAAAACCAACACCCGACTTGTGTATTTCTCAGTCAAGTCAGTCGCGTCAGAGAAATATCTGTAGGGCCGTCTACCGTTGGttgttcccatacaaataagaTGTATTGCTGGtgttgcatatttttttcgaaCGACATTAACGTTTGGAATACTTCTGGCTATaacgatttaaataatttatctggagcgataaagaggcacatGAATTCCGGTAAACATATGTGTGCAGTGATTTCTTTTAGCAATTTTGGGAAACAAAGGATCGAGGCCTCTTTGTCGCGCCAATTATCAGAAGAAATATCAAATCATAACATGCGTGTTGACAACAATCGTAGTGTTTTTCAGAGGTTAGTCGATATTGTGTGCCATTTAGCACGGCAAGAACTTCCTTTTAGAGGACACGATGAGTCAAACACTTCATTAAATAGGGGCAATTTTTTGGAACTTGTATCGTTGCTATCAAAATATGACGGCGTTCTAGAAAAACATGTTCAAAGCGACAAACCAAGCTCGAGATATTTGTCTAACAAAAAGATTGTTCTAACCGCACAGCACCActgtatgtaaattattatcgtgtaaatttgttaatattgtatatacaaatgaaattcacttaaataaattaaacggaTTTTATCAAAGCCACCGGGGTCACATGCAATTGCTGATATGTTTGTAATATTCTATCTAGTAATAGTATGCCCTCAGTGCGCTATGATTAGCTCGCCTCGACACTCTAGCAGATGCATTTGAGTCCGAAGAGTGAAGATTGGACAGTTATTACGAAAACATATCTTTCGGCTTGCCCTACTCCAAAACCCTAGGCACGCCACtgcggtattattacgttctttggttaattatttcatttttaatgggacaatctaataatacgaagttgttacctaaatacatcaTACAGTCCGACGTTTGCgtaagagcataaaataattaaaaatattgggctatttcaggtttttcaaaaaacaggTTCCGAGCCCTATAAACaagtatccatttgtgtcattcaaacgcttttttaacgcgcatTGAAAATGCGCTCGTGCTAATGAGGCCTTCGTTTTGACATCAGATTATTGGGGGCAATAAAATGTCAGCgagttcctatatcgataaacgTATTATATTATCGATAATTTTCCGTATActaacgtgttttttttttgtaaatattattttggaGACGATGATAAAGTAGGTTACACAAAGCACTACAAATTATCGTCAGGTTATATACTCATAGCCTTACTTTATATAATTGAATACCGCATCAAGGAAGAAATAGCATAATGGGGTGGTTATTTGAAATTACACTCTTGAAGAAAAACGCGATGATAACTGTAGGTATGCCTACTTTTAATTGTATATATTTCTGACATAcctattgtataataataatgtaaattacGCATCTGTGACAATGTATgatcaatacaaataaagaatatgaatatgaatatgaatatgcggtgcgggctacggggggttgagcgggaggggctagtaattttggcatcagtttactttatttggtaatatgtataaattttttggtaatcatagtggtttatttaggtgaaaatatcgcattaatttggtcttcaagatttggtgatcattaatgatttttggtgatcattcaatatatttggtatttgaatacaatttgaagtgcagtcgtaattaaagtggtggtacttttgtatttctaggccttatttttttggtgttcagtaattttttttggtaagcatgatttttttatttagggtaccaaagtattttttggtggtcattatatttgtagccttataTTTTTACAAGACTAACTTGGAGCAACCACTAGTATACGGGCAAAGCATTGATAATGGAGTTCATCGATATAGGGactccttatctgtcatttaatATTGCCCTCAACAATTCGATACCTACACATTACAAACGATTTACATTATGTTGAACTTACGTACTAACTATAGGCCATTATATCGAATAATTATCAAATCAATTGAATAATGTGTTCAAAGTACACTATAATTACGGATTAACAAATGGGTCGTTTCATCCGATAAGGCAACCGCCAAGGTTGTCAATAAGGTCCAATGACAGGAATGCAATCAGAAATAGGTAATCCTTACTGACAACCCACGAAGCTGTATATTTTGCCTGAAAACATCATAATTCGAGCGGTAGGTTTTTCAAAACTTACATCATGAAAGTGCtgaaatgtggctttccatgcCTTAAGGGTCcttattagggaatgcaatctcgatttcgcaatttcgagatctcgcgagatctcgcacgaattttcgagattcaatctcgttgacaggaaatctcgattttagcaatctcggtcgagatctcgattaatattttcgagatctcgaacgagattgaaagaTTGATCCATGTGAATTTCATTGTTTTGAGTAATCTTTTTGACCTTAGATTCATGTTGTTCAGGCGGTGATATTGTGTGCGGCCGGCTTTAGctgacgataaaagcactgTTCAGCGCTCTGTGCGGAAAAATCGGACGAACTTATCGTATCTAGtcacaattatttatgatttttgctCACTTACccttagatatgagcgccgataggcatttagccggcggcggcgcgccggtcaatatcggtcggcggcggcggcgaatcggcggcgtggccttgaaacacctttgattaatgaaaaaagaattcaaaccaaaattttaccgaatttacacgtttttgctgtaagaaagttataaaataagtgcatttttcaattgcaagcaaaatttattgaataaaggtacgaaaaaagttttatatagtataaacggtatcgagcggcatcagaggcggtcttaatcttggcgaggccctggccggaagatctttgcgaggcccttatctattgtgctaagtaaaaagtagtggattgactgtatcagggaaacatctggtcgactgtccaaagagccgaagtgaggaaaatcaagctccgttattaaccaatatcgacccaacaaaccagtttatgtcaaaaagtgaggcccaaggctgagctccacctaacaccgaagaccagattccgacgccttcccatccgaggccagaggctgagctgcaggtaaccatacagcttagaatcgaacgccaagtgtgagcttggctgacggccgaatgcgcggagtgccgattacggcgcgcttctgtgcgaggccgaaggccaagctgcaagagggcagagcttggaattggtccagtgtaagcaagaccgaaggccgataaagaccgtggccatagtgttaaagacctctggggctctcctgtaggtgcattcgtgcgaggccaaaggccgtgctgcagtggagctaagattggagaagaaccaagcattttaaaagcgaggccaaaagttacgctccaaacagggccgaaaacttggaggttcagatagcggcttacttctatgcgagcgatgcgaggccaaagattggtctgcgagagagcaaagcttgaaatttgaacaatggccaagcttaaaatgagacctgattccgtttccgatgccttccgtgcaaagccaacggccggacctttgggcgtgaaaacgcttaatatctgaaattaacccccttttacacctttttaagacatttaaaccatgcttgcaataattgaattcgcggtgaatgacggatgagctagccagctggcaaaattagtcatttcgttgctctaacactagtagcgcggttaccaaacagaaaagtttgaatttaccatcgatgttttagaattatatggacctaaaataccttttgaatgtctataagctattcagactggcgccgttaaagatctaaactagataaaatatatattatctgattctgaacgtagtagtatctaacaaggtcacgccgatgccacgccgatagcgcagcgtcggcggcggcggcgcgtaaattttgtcggcggcggcggcgcgccggcgcggcgctcatatctacttaccctacattttttgtaagttgctgagTGCTTGTCACAAATATCAACTGAGCATGTTACTCTGCttacatttttgtataattaaaaataattattaccacTTATTCATAATTAGATGCAAATTAGAGCTAAgtacgtatatattttttcttttttttacaaaaagtatttttcttattaaattttgattaatttgttgtttttatcttcaaaataaaacatgacgtaCTCTAAATAAGTAGTATATACGGAATTCTTAGAAATATTTgctcaaaataacacatttttaattactttgtcaaatctcgatctcgtcgagattaatctcgatctcgaaagtgtGACCGCCGAGATCTCGAAATACCCTATCTCGATTCAAatttttcgtgcgagatctcgaatcgccaatcttggtgcgagattgcattccctagtcctTATGCGCATGCACAtggagcataaggacccttcaggcatggaacgtcacaaataataCAGTCTTTTAATGCTTGGTAGGCGAATGAACCGGTATCTAGAAACTGACTTAACGTATAATTATACCCTTACAACGTAAATTGAGATTGCTTATGGTAATTATTAATAACATTGAATCGCAAATGCAAAAACCgtgatgtacagtcgccatcagatatataggagcggccgaggtgctcaaaaatatctgaacaggcactctaacgccttaacaatggaggcgtgttcagatatttgtgagcaccttggccgctcagatatatctgatggcgattgtaCACCATCTTTGTCGTCATTGAGAAACTTTCAAAAGTCAGTTGTTTTATCTCGTTTACCAAATAATAAGAAATCGGTCATTCTAAAAAGAGAAAACGCTAGTGTACATTTATACCGCTTAAATTACGTAACAAAACATAGAAGACTTAAATCTATAATACTACACTTAACTTTAATCAGTTGAatcataaaactaaaattaccgATTTTAAATCTTAAAGTACGTACGTTACGATAAGGTAATTTGGAACCGGTTTTAGATTGGCACATAATACAGTCTATAAAATGGATCTGAATGGATGGTAAATCAACAAAAAGCAGAAATATTTCGGCAACcggtatatgtaaaaaaatttaaaacttattCAAACTACGGGTTTCAGTAACTAGGTGTCTGAACCGGTTAATTGATTAACGGatatttcaaattaaaaaacATACGGTTTCGATCTCTAGTCATCTGCATTTCTGTTGCCAATAAAAATAACGAACCGGTTAATTGATAAACGGGTATTTTAGTTACAAAACATACCGGTTTCTCTATATGTAGCTTTAGAGACAAACTTCGTCGATCATAATCGGCATTTAAGAGCCCCACACTAGCATCGTTTGAGCGTCAGCGtgtagtcagcgctatggaaaacaACGTCACTGCGCAGTTgggccaacgttgcgtcgagcagcagccatagagttgactagacacCGTCGCTTGGGAGCCGCTAGTGTGGGATGGGAACAGTATGACGTGTTTAGTCGTCCGAGTCGTCTCCGAACATGTGTCCCACGAGCATCCTGGTGAAGAAGTCGAGCTGCATGCGCTGTCGCATCTTGTGCTGCGCGATCATCGGCACGTACTCGTGCAAGCGCCACGACGCCGACGTCTGGAAAACAAACATAACTTGTTTTTATACTCTGGCAAGTCAGCttcatcattaaaaaaaaaataccttcatTGTCAagtttgccgcctttttctgctatcaacgCCTGTTTGCCAGAGTATGGTCACTCGCGCGAAATATTTCAGAGAATCTAGGTTTACTTTTTAAGCTTTCGTCGTGTTAAGCACCGGTTCGGTATAGCCGGTGAAATTTTATGCGCTTTTCCAGATGCCATACgataagagagagagagagagagaaaagtTGGCAGTTAGCCTCTCCATATCTTTAAACCATGACCTTTTATTTCTGTATTTATTGGACACCAGTTTCTTCCAATTCAAAAAATTGGGTCATTTTTGAAACGCCATTTAACATTTTTAGAGATATTAATAGAGTTACTCGCGCAACTAAGAGTCTTAAATCAGGGACAGGTAACATAGCTAAATCTGGAAAAGGAACCTTAGCTTCACGGTGCGCCGTGCTCTTGAGGTGAGCGTCCATGGTGGCCCACGTGGCTTCCAGCTGGTTGCAGTACCCGCAGTGGAACAGGTTCGCCCGGATCTGTAACATTAAACCCGGTTAATAATATCATAAGGAAGCAGCCATGAGAAAAGAATTGGCTAAATATATTGTGTGTGCTgaaaaatctatttttatttcacGATTATTGACACTAGTGACTTAACCTAAGTAAACCGGTATAAATAACCGGttaattttcattgaaaataaaccaataaaataaattataattgtgGTGGTGTATTTGAAATTAATCAGGACGAAATCACATTCACAAAGTCTAAATGAAAAAGCATTTCAAAATACCTCTCTAATAAATTCCGAATCCTCTGACGAAGCGACCATAGTCTCATTCATTGTCCTCTCATGTTTTGGCGTGTTCTTATGCCTATCTATCTCCGACATGGCGACATTCACCTCACAAGCCTGGCACCTCAGCTTCGCCCCGTTCTTCGTGATCATCAGAAAACTCAGTATATTCAACACATATTTCTCATTTATCACAATGTCTTTCGAGAACATGTTTTCAACAGTTATAACACTGTCTATGAAGACATGGGAAGGCGTCATAGTGGGCGCGTTGACTGTTGATTTGACGGTCGTTTTGGCGATTTTGCTCTTGTGTCCTGTTCCGTTTATGTGCTCCCTCATGTTTTTCATTGAAGCCGGTATTTTGGTCACGCAGAGGCGGCAGAATACATTGCTGTTGCCAATGTTGTGTGTCAAGTTGTGCTGTTTTGCGTATGCGTCCACTTCATCTTCTTCGCGATTGGAAGCTACTGAGGATGCTCGTGATTCTCTTTTTTCTTGCTTCGGTTTAGGGTCGTTCTTGTGAACGGGGGCCGTGAAGAGATTCGTTGAAGACTTCGTTTCACTTCCAGTTGGGAATGGTCTCACCTCTTTTACTTCTTTGGCCGCTTTCTTCTTATGCTCTTCTATATGATCTTTAATCACGTCATAATCGAAGTCAATATTCTTCGAGCATTTCCTACAGTACGCGCCTCCGTCGATCAAATCCAGCTTGATATCATTCTTCTGAAACTCACTCGCGGAATCGGAGATTCTGCTCATGTTTTCATTCAGGTCTTCGCCATTTTCGGGTCCACCGTTTTGATTCCAAGCTTGTCTCTCTTTGTGCATTTTGAGTAAGGTTTGGTGATGTCTGCTTTCGATGTGACCTTTGACAGCGCTGTCGTCCATGGCCCAGTCGCAGAGGATGCACCATTGCTTGCCACAGACATCTCTGGTGATATAGTTCACGGCTCCTAAGCCTTTGACAATGTCTCTATCGGTTTTGCCAAGCGCATCCTTACCTCCTTTTCCTGGTTTTTTATCTTCCTTCTTTGCAACTTCAGCCGTCTTTATTTCCTTCTTTTCGGATTCTTTTACTTCGGGCTTCTTTTCTACTTCTACTTCTGTTTTCTTAGTTTCCTCTTTAGATTCTCTTTCAGGTGATTTCCTTGACTTTTTCTTTGGAGGACTTTCAGGAGATTTGCTAGGTTTATCATCCTTTGCTGTTTCTTTCTCAGCTGTCTTTTGTGCTTTTTCTTCCTTTACGTCTTTTTCCGAAGATTTACTCGCCCCTTCATTTTTCGCCACTTCTATACCTTTTTGTTTCTCATTCATTTTTGCTTTAGCAACACAGCATTGTTGGTACAGTTTCTTGTGCTCCGCGTCTTCAAAATGCTCCGCCATTGTGTTTTGAGCGCAAACCATGTTGCA includes the following:
- the LOC134801268 gene encoding uncharacterized protein LOC134801268; the encoded protein is MSSVFSKNSILTGCVDYFCLACESQLRSDEDAIQHIGKPIHKKNLDATSFLDKHKDDRVRKVKKGYYCEYCNVFMRTAAKVGPHVAESTHRENKSARPLRREGNGVLAFDSVLINENAWHGIIDDTCAVCDAEFDNAQIHRTDTWHALNLVLIEIEIGEGNNVYRKVDESTFQCLTCNMVCAQNTMAEHFEDAEHKKLYQQCCVAKAKMNEKQKGIEVAKNEGASKSSEKDVKEEKAQKTAEKETAKDDKPSKSPESPPKKKSRKSPERESKEETKKTEVEVEKKPEVKESEKKEIKTAEVAKKEDKKPGKGGKDALGKTDRDIVKGLGAVNYITRDVCGKQWCILCDWAMDDSAVKGHIESRHHQTLLKMHKERQAWNQNGGPENGEDLNENMSRISDSASEFQKNDIKLDLIDGGAYCRKCSKNIDFDYDVIKDHIEEHKKKAAKEVKEVRPFPTGSETKSSTNLFTAPVHKNDPKPKQEKRESRASSVASNREEDEVDAYAKQHNLTHNIGNSNVFCRLCVTKIPASMKNMREHINGTGHKSKIAKTTVKSTVNAPTMTPSHVFIDSVITVENMFSKDIVINEKYVLNILSFLMITKNGAKLRCQACEVNVAMSEIDRHKNTPKHERTMNETMVASSEDSEFIREIRANLFHCGYCNQLEATWATMDAHLKSTAHREAKTSASWRLHEYVPMIAQHKMRQRMQLDFFTRMLVGHMFGDDSDD